One part of the Deinococcus terrestris genome encodes these proteins:
- a CDS encoding transposase produces the protein MTSDGRFFRQTKSGAIRSGDVSRFFQHLLRQIQGEIVVVLDNAGIDRSKATQAFVAHHERLSLVFLPPYAPELSSTQELHLHNDGEALPAEKIWECLRHRFWGSASAFWQMSSWPFQ, from the coding sequence ATCACCTCGGACGGGCGATTCTTCCGGCAGACGAAGTCCGGAGCGATTCGCAGTGGAGACGTGAGCCGATTCTTCCAGCATCTGCTGCGTCAGATCCAGGGAGAGATTGTAGTGGTGCTGGACAACGCGGGCATTGACCGGTCCAAAGCCACTCAGGCGTTCGTTGCGCACCACGAACGCCTGTCCTTGGTCTTCCTTCCGCCGTACGCCCCGGAGTTAAGTTCTACTCAGGAGTTGCACCTGCATAACGACGGGGAAGCGCTCCCAGCCGAGAAAATCTGGGAGTGTCTACGTCACAGATTCTGGGGGAGCGCGTCCGCATTCTGGCAGATGAGTTCCTGGCCGTTCCAAC